The following proteins are encoded in a genomic region of Synechococcus sp. CBW1002:
- a CDS encoding secondary thiamine-phosphate synthase enzyme YjbQ, producing MQRNRPIRTVLRQSLHRLSVTTCGDGFTDLTAELQLRIASSGLHSGLATLVALHTSCSLTINENADPRVLDDLAAYLRALVPQEGVRPISGEGGRYRYRHDDEGPDDMPAHIRTSLTATSLSLAFEEKRLVLGTWQAVYLWEHRAVPHRRQLSLHLIGD from the coding sequence ATGCAGCGCAACCGCCCGATTCGAACCGTGCTCCGCCAGAGCCTGCACCGCCTCAGCGTCACCACCTGCGGCGACGGCTTCACCGATCTCACCGCCGAGCTGCAGCTGCGGATCGCCAGCAGCGGCCTGCACAGCGGTCTCGCCACCCTGGTGGCACTGCACACCAGTTGCAGCCTCACCATCAATGAGAACGCCGACCCAAGGGTCCTCGATGACCTGGCCGCCTACCTGAGGGCGCTGGTGCCCCAGGAAGGGGTGCGGCCGATCAGTGGCGAAGGTGGCCGCTACCGCTACCGCCACGACGATGAGGGCCCCGACGACATGCCAGCCCACATCCGCACCAGCCTCACAGCGACCAGCCTCAGCCTTGCGTTTGAGGAGAAGCGCCTCGTGCTGGGAACCTGGCAGGCGGTCTATCTCTGGGAGCACCGGGCCGTGCCCCACCGCCGCCAGCTGAGCCTTCACCTGATCGGTGACTGA
- a CDS encoding thiol-disulfide oxidoreductase DCC family protein: MSQTPLQTVASLSGGPLPAPGAAAADLTILYDGGCPLCLREVRFLRRRDGEHGRLAFVDVAAVDYDPSSHGEISYRDAMERIHGLTGSGEVVRDVEVFRRAYALVGLGWLYAPSRWPLLRGIADGLYRLWALWRLRLTGRPSLDQLCCEREGRCSL, encoded by the coding sequence ATGAGCCAGACCCCTCTCCAGACCGTCGCCAGCCTTTCCGGCGGTCCATTACCCGCCCCCGGTGCCGCTGCTGCAGACCTCACGATCCTCTACGACGGAGGCTGTCCGCTCTGCCTGCGGGAGGTGCGCTTCCTGCGCAGGCGTGACGGTGAGCATGGACGGCTCGCCTTCGTCGATGTCGCTGCGGTCGATTACGACCCCTCCAGCCATGGCGAGATCAGCTATCGCGATGCGATGGAGCGCATCCATGGCCTGACCGGCAGTGGCGAGGTGGTGCGTGATGTGGAGGTCTTCCGACGGGCCTATGCGCTGGTGGGGCTGGGCTGGCTCTATGCCCCCAGCCGCTGGCCGTTGTTGCGTGGCATCGCCGATGGCCTCTATCGCCTGTGGGCCCTCTGGCGGCTGCGGCTCACCGGCCGGCCGTCCCTTGATCAGCTCTGTTGTGAACGCGAGGGGCGCTGCTCCCTCTGA
- a CDS encoding Na/Pi cotransporter family protein, with protein sequence MSVLTENLRNLAGAQLRTALLRFTRTPLSGAVTGAVATALLQSSSATTVTTVGFVGAGLIRFPDSLGIIFGANLGSTALGWLVALLGIRWSLGRALLPLILVGALLRIFGRGRWAVIGFALAGFGLLFLGLDGIKAAMAGQGLLLDPTRFDGSHWLGRLQLVALGLVTTVITQSSAAGVASTLMALAAGGLDLGQAGALVVGMDVGSSVSAVVAALGSSISARRTGMAHLCFNLLSALVGLILLNPVVWFWQEIWPQRLAAEPEFALTSFHSGFNLLGVALALPFTGAFAHLIRALVPSGPRSWADALDQAPPDDAHLAIDQARRAVEQELRELLELLRRSLGGAGPPAAAQPPPRLPHQLANLQADLDRTETYLDQIHLDHLERHSGQRLIHLLHGLDHLQRLHERCEEEPDRLATLIGSSQLAEERQQFAALLDAVVLRAVQHDWAGISSASGALVRTLASQEHHCRHQVMQEVALGHLDVEEGTRELEAMRWLERVCLHIERIGHHLDHAGPVPQDTGRAMT encoded by the coding sequence ATGTCGGTGCTGACCGAGAACCTGCGGAACCTGGCTGGAGCCCAGCTGCGTACCGCCCTGCTGCGCTTCACCCGCACTCCCCTGAGCGGGGCGGTGACCGGTGCCGTTGCCACGGCGCTGCTGCAGTCGTCCAGCGCCACCACGGTCACCACCGTGGGATTTGTCGGGGCAGGGCTGATCCGCTTCCCCGATTCGCTCGGCATCATTTTCGGGGCAAACCTGGGCAGCACTGCCCTGGGCTGGTTGGTGGCCTTGCTGGGGATCCGCTGGTCTCTGGGTCGCGCCCTGCTTCCGCTGATTCTGGTGGGCGCGCTGCTGCGCATCTTCGGCAGGGGCCGCTGGGCGGTGATCGGCTTCGCCCTGGCGGGCTTTGGCCTTCTCTTCCTGGGGCTCGACGGCATCAAGGCCGCCATGGCTGGCCAGGGATTGCTGCTCGATCCGACGCGATTCGATGGCAGCCACTGGCTCGGCCGCCTGCAGCTGGTGGCCCTGGGTCTGGTCACCACTGTGATCACCCAGAGCTCCGCCGCCGGAGTGGCCAGCACCCTGATGGCCCTCGCCGCGGGGGGACTCGATCTGGGCCAGGCCGGAGCCCTGGTGGTGGGCATGGACGTGGGCTCCTCGGTCAGTGCGGTCGTGGCGGCCCTGGGCAGCAGCATCAGCGCCCGTCGCACCGGCATGGCTCACCTCTGCTTCAACCTGCTCAGTGCTCTGGTGGGGCTGATTCTGCTCAACCCCGTGGTCTGGTTCTGGCAGGAGATCTGGCCGCAGCGCCTGGCCGCCGAGCCGGAATTTGCCCTGACCAGTTTTCACAGCGGCTTCAATCTGCTGGGGGTGGCTCTCGCCCTGCCCTTCACGGGCGCCTTCGCGCACCTGATCCGCGCCCTGGTGCCATCGGGTCCCCGTTCCTGGGCCGATGCCCTGGACCAGGCTCCCCCCGACGATGCCCACCTGGCCATTGATCAGGCACGCCGCGCGGTCGAACAGGAGCTGCGCGAGCTGCTGGAGCTGCTGCGCCGGTCTCTGGGGGGAGCCGGTCCGCCGGCAGCTGCCCAGCCGCCACCGCGGCTGCCACACCAGCTCGCCAACCTCCAGGCTGATCTTGACCGCACCGAGACCTACCTCGATCAGATCCATCTCGATCATCTGGAACGCCACAGCGGTCAGCGCCTGATCCACCTGCTGCATGGGCTCGACCACCTGCAGCGGTTGCATGAGCGCTGCGAGGAGGAACCCGATCGCCTCGCCACCCTGATCGGCTCCAGCCAGCTGGCTGAAGAACGGCAGCAGTTTGCCGCTCTGCTCGACGCTGTGGTTCTCAGGGCCGTGCAGCACGACTGGGCTGGGATCTCCAGCGCCAGTGGAGCCCTCGTGCGCACTCTGGCAAGCCAGGAGCACCACTGCCGCCACCAGGTGATGCAGGAGGTGGCCCTGGGTCATCTCGATGTGGAGGAGGGCACGCGAGAGCTCGAGGCGATGCGTTGGCTGGAACGGGTCTGCCTCCACATCGAGCGGATTGGTCACCATCTCGACCATGCTGGGCCTGTTCCCCAGGACACCGGTCGAGCCATGACATGA